A DNA window from Candidatus Omnitrophota bacterium contains the following coding sequences:
- a CDS encoding GTP-binding protein yields the protein MAKEKFLRTKPHLNIGTIGHVDHGKTTLTSAI from the coding sequence ATGGCAAAAGAAAAATTCTTGAGAACGAAACCCCATCTCAATATCGGGACCATAGGGCACGTGGACCACGGTAAGACGACCCTTACGTCAGCTATC